One window of Campylobacter sp. RM12651 genomic DNA carries:
- the tuf gene encoding elongation factor Tu, producing the protein MAKEKFSRNKPHVNIGTIGHVDHGKTTLTAAISAVLSRKGLAELKDYDNIDNAPEEKERGITIATSHIEYETENRHYAHVDCPGHADYVKNMITGAAQMDGAILVVSAADGPMPQTREHILLSRQVGVPYIVVFMNKADMVDDAELLELVEMEIRELLSSYDFPGDDTPIVSGSALQALEEAKAGKDGEWSAKILELMAQVDSYIPTPVRDTDKDFLMPIEDVFSISGRGTVVTGRIEKGIVKVGDTIEIVGIRDTQTTTVTGVEMFRKEMEQGEAGDNVGVLLRGTKKEDVIRGMVLAKPKTITPHTDFEAEVYILTKEEGGRHTPFFNNYRPQFYVRTTDVTGSIQLAEGTEMVMPGDNVRITVSLIQPVALEEGTRFAIREGGRTVGSGVVSKIIK; encoded by the coding sequence ATGGCAAAGGAAAAATTCTCACGTAATAAACCACACGTGAATATCGGAACAATTGGTCACGTTGACCACGGTAAAACTACTTTAACTGCTGCTATTTCAGCTGTTTTATCAAGAAAAGGTCTTGCAGAGCTTAAAGATTATGATAATATTGATAATGCTCCAGAAGAAAAAGAAAGAGGTATTACAATTGCTACTTCTCATATTGAGTATGAGACTGAAAATCGTCACTACGCTCACGTAGACTGCCCAGGCCACGCAGACTATGTTAAAAACATGATTACAGGTGCTGCACAAATGGATGGCGCTATTCTTGTTGTTTCAGCAGCAGACGGCCCAATGCCACAAACTAGAGAGCACATTCTATTATCACGCCAAGTTGGTGTTCCATATATCGTAGTATTTATGAACAAAGCTGATATGGTTGATGATGCTGAATTATTAGAGCTAGTTGAAATGGAAATTAGAGAATTATTAAGTTCATATGATTTCCCAGGCGATGACACTCCAATCGTATCTGGTTCAGCTTTACAGGCTTTAGAAGAAGCAAAAGCTGGTAAAGATGGCGAATGGTCAGCTAAAATTTTAGAGTTAATGGCTCAAGTAGATAGCTATATCCCAACTCCAGTTCGTGATACTGACAAAGATTTCTTAATGCCAATTGAAGACGTATTCTCAATTTCAGGTCGTGGTACAGTTGTAACAGGACGTATTGAAAAAGGTATCGTTAAAGTTGGAGATACTATTGAAATCGTTGGTATTAGAGATACTCAAACAACAACAGTTACTGGTGTTGAAATGTTTAGAAAAGAAATGGAGCAAGGTGAAGCTGGTGATAACGTAGGTGTATTACTACGCGGAACAAAAAAAGAAGATGTTATTCGTGGTATGGTTCTTGCTAAACCAAAAACTATTACTCCACATACAGACTTTGAAGCTGAAGTTTATATCTTAACTAAAGAAGAAGGTGGTAGACATACTCCATTCTTTAATAACTATAGACCACAGTTCTATGTAAGAACAACTGACGTTACAGGTTCTATTCAGTTAGCAGAAGGCACAGAAATGGTTATGCCTGGTGATAACGTAAGAATTACTGTATCATTAATTCAACCAGTTGCACTTGAAGAAGGTACTCGTTTTGCTATCCGTGAAGGTGGTAGAACAGTTGGTTCAGGTGTTGTATCAAAAATTATTAAGTAA
- the rpmG gene encoding 50S ribosomal protein L33: MRIKIGLKCEETGDINYSTFKNSKNTTEKLELKKYCPRLRKHTVHKEVKLKS, from the coding sequence ATGAGAATTAAAATTGGTTTAAAATGCGAAGAAACAGGCGATATTAATTATAGTACGTTTAAAAATTCAAAGAATACTACTGAAAAGTTAGAACTTAAAAAGTATTGCCCAAGATTAAGAAAACATACAGTTCATAAAGAAGTTAAGTTAAAAAGCTAA
- the secE gene encoding preprotein translocase subunit SecE, protein MEKLINYFKLSKAELAKVFFPTKGQVKNAFITVVVVVTVISLFLAFVDFIMSFSLKSIL, encoded by the coding sequence ATGGAAAAATTAATAAATTATTTTAAGTTATCAAAAGCTGAGTTAGCAAAAGTATTTTTTCCAACTAAAGGACAAGTAAAAAATGCTTTTATTACGGTAGTTGTTGTAGTTACCGTTATTTCTTTATTTTTAGCTTTTGTTGATTTTATTATGTCTTTTTCATTAAAGAGTATTTTATAA
- the nusG gene encoding transcription termination/antitermination protein NusG, translating to MNFKWYAIQTYAGSEMAVKRAIEKLCYENGISDRLKEVLVPTEDVIETGKNGKQKITAKCLYSSYVFANIDLDIELWHKIQKLPKVGRFIGESKKPTPLSEKDVNLILEKANNKKAPRPKIFFENGESVRITEGSFANFTGIVEEYDMVRGTLKLNVSIFGRSTPVEILYSQVEKII from the coding sequence ATGAATTTTAAATGGTATGCAATTCAGACTTACGCAGGTAGCGAAATGGCTGTAAAAAGAGCTATTGAGAAATTATGTTATGAAAATGGAATTTCTGATAGATTAAAAGAAGTTTTAGTTCCTACAGAAGATGTTATTGAAACAGGTAAGAATGGAAAACAGAAAATTACAGCAAAATGTTTATATTCTAGCTATGTTTTTGCAAACATTGATTTAGATATAGAGTTATGGCATAAAATTCAAAAATTGCCTAAAGTTGGAAGATTTATTGGAGAATCTAAAAAACCTACTCCTTTAAGTGAGAAGGATGTTAATTTGATTTTAGAAAAAGCTAATAATAAAAAAGCTCCAAGACCTAAAATTTTCTTTGAAAATGGAGAAAGCGTTAGGATTACTGAAGGCTCATTTGCGAATTTTACAGGTATTGTAGAAGAATACGATATGGTTAGGGGTACTTTAAAACTTAATGTTTCAATTTTTGGAAGAAGTACGCCAGTTGAAATACTATATTCACAAGTAGAAAAAATTATTTAA
- the rplK gene encoding 50S ribosomal protein L11 yields MAKKVVGEIKLQIAATKANPSPPVGPALGQQGVNIMEFCKAFNERTKDMAGYNIPVVITVYADKSFTFITKQPPATDLIKKAAGISKGTDNPLKNKVGKLTKAQILEIVDRKIADLNTKDREQAAKIIAGSARSMGVEVVD; encoded by the coding sequence ATGGCTAAAAAAGTTGTTGGGGAAATTAAATTACAAATAGCTGCAACAAAGGCAAATCCATCACCACCAGTAGGACCTGCTTTAGGACAACAAGGTGTTAATATTATGGAATTTTGTAAGGCTTTCAATGAGCGTACAAAAGATATGGCGGGATATAATATTCCAGTAGTTATAACAGTATATGCTGATAAAAGTTTTACATTTATAACAAAACAACCACCTGCTACAGATTTAATTAAAAAAGCTGCAGGTATTTCAAAAGGAACTGATAATCCTTTAAAAAATAAAGTAGGTAAGCTAACAAAAGCTCAAATACTTGAAATTGTTGATAGAAAAATTGCTGACTTAAATACAAAAGATCGTGAGCAAGCTGCTAAGATTATTGCAGGTTCTGCTAGATCAATGGGTGTTGAAGTAGTAGATTAA
- the rplA gene encoding 50S ribosomal protein L1, translated as MAKKAKRIQELLKKVDLTKEYSLNDGIKVIKTLSSAKFDETVEIAMKLNVDPRHADQMVRGSVVLPEGTGKKVRVAVIAKDIKADEAKAAGADIVGDDDLVEEIQKGNINFDVLIATPNLMGLVGKVGRILGPKGLMPNPKTGTVTMDVAQAVKNAKSGQVNFRVDKQGNIHAGLGKVSFSEEKLLNNVSAFVKAINKHKPATAKGRYIKSATLSLTMSPGLKLETQELLDLK; from the coding sequence ATGGCAAAAAAAGCAAAAAGAATTCAAGAATTATTAAAAAAAGTTGATTTAACAAAAGAATATTCACTAAATGATGGTATTAAAGTTATTAAAACTTTATCATCAGCTAAATTTGATGAAACCGTTGAAATAGCAATGAAATTAAATGTTGATCCAAGACATGCTGATCAAATGGTAAGAGGTTCAGTAGTATTACCAGAAGGAACTGGCAAAAAGGTTCGTGTAGCTGTAATTGCAAAAGATATTAAAGCTGATGAAGCAAAAGCAGCAGGAGCTGATATTGTTGGTGATGATGATTTAGTAGAAGAAATTCAAAAAGGTAATATTAATTTTGATGTATTAATAGCAACTCCAAATTTAATGGGGCTAGTTGGTAAAGTTGGCCGTATTTTAGGACCTAAGGGTTTAATGCCAAATCCTAAAACAGGAACAGTTACTATGGATGTAGCTCAAGCTGTTAAAAATGCTAAATCAGGACAAGTTAATTTTCGTGTAGATAAACAAGGAAATATTCATGCTGGTTTAGGTAAAGTTAGTTTTTCTGAAGAAAAATTATTAAATAACGTTAGTGCTTTTGTAAAAGCAATTAATAAACACAAACCTGCAACTGCAAAAGGTAGATATATTAAGAGTGCAACTCTATCTTTAACAATGAGTCCAGGTTTAAAACTTGAAACTCAAGAATTATTAGATTTAAAATAA
- the rplJ gene encoding 50S ribosomal protein L10, whose translation MTRNQKEELIARLSDEFTTNNAVVVCNYKGIITKQLEVLRDSARVANVKVEVIKNTLASIALEKSGKNGLTLKDTNIYLWGEDALAVTKVAAKFAEKNNAFEVKFGHIDGEVADANKITALSKMPSREELLAMLLQVWNAPIQNFTIGLNALKEKKEQE comes from the coding sequence ATGACAAGAAACCAAAAAGAAGAACTAATAGCTAGACTTTCTGATGAATTTACAACAAACAATGCTGTTGTTGTTTGTAATTATAAAGGTATTATTACTAAGCAATTAGAAGTATTACGTGATTCTGCAAGAGTTGCTAATGTTAAAGTAGAAGTTATTAAAAATACTTTAGCTAGTATTGCTTTAGAAAAATCAGGCAAAAATGGTTTAACACTTAAAGATACAAATATTTATCTTTGGGGAGAAGACGCGTTAGCAGTTACAAAAGTAGCAGCTAAATTTGCTGAAAAAAATAATGCGTTTGAAGTTAAGTTTGGTCACATAGATGGTGAAGTTGCAGATGCTAATAAAATTACTGCATTATCTAAAATGCCATCTCGTGAAGAGTTACTTGCTATGTTATTGCAAGTTTGGAATGCGCCGATTCAAAATTTCACAATCGGTTTAAATGCACTTAAAGAAAAAAAAGAACAAGAATAA
- the rplL gene encoding 50S ribosomal protein L7/L12, with amino-acid sequence MAITKQDVLEYISNLSVLELSELVKEFEEKFGVSAAPVMVAGAVGGAAAAAEEEKTEFNVVLVDSGANKINVIKVVRALTGLGLKEAKDAVEGTPSTLKEGVSKADAEEAKKQLEEAGAKVELK; translated from the coding sequence ATGGCAATTACAAAACAAGATGTATTAGAATATATCTCAAATCTAAGTGTTTTAGAACTATCTGAATTAGTTAAAGAATTTGAAGAAAAATTTGGTGTTAGTGCAGCTCCTGTAATGGTTGCTGGTGCTGTAGGTGGTGCTGCAGCTGCTGCTGAAGAAGAAAAAACAGAATTTAACGTTGTGTTAGTAGATTCAGGTGCTAACAAAATTAATGTTATTAAAGTAGTACGTGCATTAACAGGATTAGGCTTAAAAGAAGCTAAAGATGCTGTTGAAGGTACTCCATCAACATTAAAAGAAGGTGTTAGCAAAGCAGATGCTGAAGAAGCTAAAAAACAACTTGAAGAAGCTGGCGCTAAGGTTGAACTTAAATAA